The proteins below are encoded in one region of Coturnix japonica isolate 7356 chromosome 10, Coturnix japonica 2.1, whole genome shotgun sequence:
- the PYGO1 gene encoding pygopus homolog 1, producing MSAEQEKDPIALKRSRGGDGGLDGLGGPGVQLGSPDKKKRKANTQGSSFPPPSEYAPPPNPSSDHLVAANPFDDNYNTVSYKPLPSGNPYFSNPGYPGFGGYNTFRMPPHVLHRVSTPYGGSYSLRNQPHPLPQNPVGMGFSRPHSFSFGPHDNSGFGNQPPYSGSQINQNVSMPGQHFRPNPGENFGHSGQIPHPDVPPNFGPGNNSNFPNSQLESSHSFVPPPSTYNQTKSSAQKQDFSQGASKASSQNTVALQHHHRTEDVVNQGNNDLKNATRNNVVNQDTTHSNSADNVNTGHSNGTQSKSRQPRGTAEGCNSEKSSKTPLHPSRHGHSSSEPVYPCGICTHEVNDDQDAILCEASCQKWFHRICTGMTESAYGLLTAEASAVWGCDTCMADKDIQLMRTRETAGPPALNTDG from the exons ATGTCAGCGGAACAGGAGAAGGACCCCATCGCGCTGAAGAGATCCCGAG GTGGTGACGGTGGATTGGATGGGTTAGGAGGACCTGGAGTACAGCTTGGAAGCCCTGATAAGAAAAAGCGCAAAGCAAATACACAG ggatcttcatttcctcctccatctgAATATGCCCCACCGCCGAATCCAAGCTCTGACCACCTTGTAGCTGCAAATCCATTTGATGACAACTATAATACCGTGTCTTATAAACCACTTCCTTCAGGAAATCCTTATTTTAGTAATCCTGGTTATCCTGGCTTTGGAGGCTATAACACTTTCAGAATGCCACCTCACGTGCTGCACAGAGTGTCCACACCATATGGTGGTTCCTATTCCCTCAGAAACCAACCACACCCTCTTCCTCAAAACCCTGTAGGAATGGGTTTTAGTCGACCCCACTCTTTCAGCTTTGGTCCACATGATAACTCTGGTTTTGGGAATCAGCCACCTTATAGTGGCAGTCAGATAAATCAGAATGTCAGTATGCCTGGTCAACATTTCAGACCAAATCCTGGTGAGAACTTTGGCCATTCTGGACAGATACCACATCCTGATGTGCCGCCTAACTTTGGTCCTGGAAACAATTCAAATTTCCCAAATTCTCAGCTGGAGTCAAGCCACTCTTTTGTTCCTCCACCGAGCACTTACAACCAGACAAAATCATCAGCACAAAAACAAGACTTTAGTCAAGGTGCCAGCAAAGCATCCAGCCAGAACACTGTTGCTCTTCAGCATCATCACAGGACAGAGGATGTTGTGAATCAAGGTAACAATGACCTAAAAAATGCTACTCGAAACAATGTGGTAAATCAGGATACTACCCATTCTAATAGTGCTGATAACGTTAATACTGGCCATTCAAATGGGACTCAAAGTAAGTCCCGCCAGCCTCGAGGTACGGCTGAAGGATGCAACTctgaaaagagcagcaaaacacCCCTTCATCCCAGCCGGCATGGTCACTCGTCCTCTGAACCCGTCTATCCATGTGGAATTTGTACACACGAAGTTAATGATGACCAGGATGCCATCCTGTGTGAAGCCTCTTGTCAAAAATGGTTTCATCGAATCTGTACTGGCATGACTGAGTCAGCCTATGGCCTTCTTACAGCAGAAGCATCAGCAGTGTGGGGTTGTGATACATGTATGGCTGACAAAGACATCCAGCTAATGCGTACGAGAGAGACTGCAGGGCCACCGGCACTGAATACGGATGGCTAA
- the DNAAF4 gene encoding dynein assembly factor 4, axonemal, whose translation MPLWLREHSWRQSGTAVYLSLPVRGLRVTAANIFCTERYLKVSVPPFLFEAVLYAPIDETNSTAKIGNGIVFFTLYKKEASMWESLTVADVNKEELQHLRENAVLRAQEKAKEETEAKKVTKQEHKKYALEATMKLEEAERKRIEGLKEEERQKVTKELELWRSQQKDDDKQKRVQNEGELHEEVEQLKEKKREKINKTGISNEGISKTKLKDTRGHGSHSIFSENLKEEQLPAPRSAGTIKINFTPRVFPTALRESRVAEEEEWLQKQAEARRTISADLSELEDLKEEEKNPDWLKDKGNKMFAAGDYLAAVNAYNLAVRLNNKLPQLYLNRAACHLKLRNLHKAIEDSSKALELLTPPVPDNENARVKAYVRRGTAFCQLELYAEGKTLISVNTSTWTHSDN comes from the exons ATGCCGCTGTGGCTGCGGGAGCACAGCTGGCGGCAGAGCGGCACGGCCGTGTACCTCTCGCTGCCCGTGCGCGGCCTGCGGGTCACCGCCGCCAACATCTTCTGCACCGAGCGGTACCTGAAG GTAAGCGTCCCTCCCTTTTTATTTGAGGCTGTTTTATATGCTCCGATTGATGAGACAAATAGCACAGCAAAGATCGGCAATGGAATCGTCTTCTTCACTTTGTATAAAAAAGAAGCGTCCATGTGGGAGTCCCTGACTGTAGCAGATG ttAACAAGGAGGAACTGCAACACCTGAGAGAGAATGCTGTTCTAAGAGcacaagaaaaggcaaaagaggagacagaagcaaaaaaagttacaaaacagGAACATAAGAAGTATGCTTTGGAGGCTACAATGAAG ctagaagaagcagaaagaaaaagaattgaagGTCTGAAAGAAGAGGAGAGACAGAAAGTCACTAAGGAGTTGGAGCTATGGAGAAGTCAACAAAAAGATGATGATAAACAAAAGAGGGTACAAAATGAAGGGGAACTGCATGAAGAAGTAGAGCAactaaaggagaagaaaagggaaaaaataaacaaaactggaaTTTCGAATGAAGGAATTTCTAAGACCAAACTCAAAGATACAAGAG GTCATGGTTCCCATAGTATCTTTTCagagaatttaaaagaagagcAGTTACCAGCTCCTCGATCTGCTGGTACAATTAAAATCAACTTTACACCACGAGTTTTTCCTACAGCTCTACGAGAGTCTCGTGtagcagaagaggaagag TGGCTACAAAAACAGGCAGAAGCTCGAAGGACAATAAGTGCTGATTTGTCTGAGCTGGAAGATTtaaaagaagaggagaagaatcCAGACTGGTTAAAGGACAAGGGAAA CAAAATGTTTGCAGCAGGAGACTATCTTGCAGCGGTAAATGCATATAACCTTGCAGTCCGGCTAAACAATAAGCTTCCACAGCTGTACTTGAATCGTGCTGCTTGCCATCTGAAGCTGAGAAATTTACACAAAGCCATTGAAGATTCCTCTAAG GCCCTAGAATTGCTAACACCACCTGTTCCTGATAATGAGAATGCTCGAGTAAAAGCATATGTGAGACGTGGCACAGCCTTTTGTCAGCTGGAGCTGTATGCTGAAGGTAAGACCTTGATCTCTGTGAACACATCCACATGGACCCATTCTGACAACTGA
- the LOC107318723 gene encoding dynein assembly factor 4, axonemal isoform X7 yields the protein MPLWLREHSWRQSGTAVYLSLPVRGLRVTAANIFCTERYLKVSVPPFLFEAVLYAPIDETNSTAKIGNGIVFFTLYKKEASMWESLTVADVNKEELQHLRENAVLRAQEKAKEETEAKKVTKQEHKKYALEATMKLEEAERKRIEGLKEEERQKVTKELELWRSQQKDDDKQKRVQNEGELHEEVEQLKEKKREKINKTGISNEGISKTKLKDTRGHGSHSIFSENLKEEQLPAPRSAGTIKINFTPRVFPTALRESRVAEEEEWLQKQAEARRTISADLSELEDLKEEEKNPDWLKDKGNKMFAAGDYLAAVNAYNLAVRLNNKLPQLYLNRAACHLKLRNLHKAIEDSSKALELLTPPVPDNENARVKAYVRRGTAFCQLELYAEGKPNEDYFLFSYLQAILFTARLQDYEAALKIDPKNKAIEKDAEKIRHTIQGTVQNS from the exons ATGCCGCTGTGGCTGCGGGAGCACAGCTGGCGGCAGAGCGGCACGGCCGTGTACCTCTCGCTGCCCGTGCGCGGCCTGCGGGTCACCGCCGCCAACATCTTCTGCACCGAGCGGTACCTGAAG GTAAGCGTCCCTCCCTTTTTATTTGAGGCTGTTTTATATGCTCCGATTGATGAGACAAATAGCACAGCAAAGATCGGCAATGGAATCGTCTTCTTCACTTTGTATAAAAAAGAAGCGTCCATGTGGGAGTCCCTGACTGTAGCAGATG ttAACAAGGAGGAACTGCAACACCTGAGAGAGAATGCTGTTCTAAGAGcacaagaaaaggcaaaagaggagacagaagcaaaaaaagttacaaaacagGAACATAAGAAGTATGCTTTGGAGGCTACAATGAAG ctagaagaagcagaaagaaaaagaattgaagGTCTGAAAGAAGAGGAGAGACAGAAAGTCACTAAGGAGTTGGAGCTATGGAGAAGTCAACAAAAAGATGATGATAAACAAAAGAGGGTACAAAATGAAGGGGAACTGCATGAAGAAGTAGAGCAactaaaggagaagaaaagggaaaaaataaacaaaactggaaTTTCGAATGAAGGAATTTCTAAGACCAAACTCAAAGATACAAGAG GTCATGGTTCCCATAGTATCTTTTCagagaatttaaaagaagagcAGTTACCAGCTCCTCGATCTGCTGGTACAATTAAAATCAACTTTACACCACGAGTTTTTCCTACAGCTCTACGAGAGTCTCGTGtagcagaagaggaagag TGGCTACAAAAACAGGCAGAAGCTCGAAGGACAATAAGTGCTGATTTGTCTGAGCTGGAAGATTtaaaagaagaggagaagaatcCAGACTGGTTAAAGGACAAGGGAAA CAAAATGTTTGCAGCAGGAGACTATCTTGCAGCGGTAAATGCATATAACCTTGCAGTCCGGCTAAACAATAAGCTTCCACAGCTGTACTTGAATCGTGCTGCTTGCCATCTGAAGCTGAGAAATTTACACAAAGCCATTGAAGATTCCTCTAAG GCCCTAGAATTGCTAACACCACCTGTTCCTGATAATGAGAATGCTCGAGTAAAAGCATATGTGAGACGTGGCACAGCCTTTTGTCAGCTGGAGCTGTATGCTGAAG GAAAACCTAATGAGGACTACTTCCTTTTCTCATATCTTCAAGCTATCTTATTCACAGCAC GTCTCCAGGATTATGAAGCAGCTCTCAAGATTGATCCTAAAAATAAAGCTATagaaaaagatgcagagaagaTTCGACACACAATTCAAGGAACAGTGCaaaattcttga
- the LOC107318723 gene encoding dynein assembly factor 4, axonemal isoform X8, translated as MPLWLREHSWRQSGTAVYLSLPVRGLRVTAANIFCTERYLKVSVPPFLFEAVLYAPIDETNSTAKIGNGIVFFTLYKKEASMWESLTVADVNKEELQHLRENAVLRAQEKAKEETEAKKVTKQEHKKYALEATMKLEEAERKRIEGLKEEERQKVTKELELWRSQQKDDDKQKRVQNEGELHEEVEQLKEKKREKINKTGISNEGISKTKLKDTRGHGSHSIFSENLKEEQLPAPRSAGTIKINFTPRVFPTALRESRVAEEEEWLQKQAEARRTISADLSELEDLKEEEKNPDWLKDKGNKMFAAGDYLAAVNAYNLAVRLNNKLPQLYLNRAACHLKLRNLHKAIEDSSKALELLTPPVPDNENARVKAYVRRGTAFCQLELYAEGLQDYEAALKIDPKNKAIEKDAEKIRHTIQGTVQNS; from the exons ATGCCGCTGTGGCTGCGGGAGCACAGCTGGCGGCAGAGCGGCACGGCCGTGTACCTCTCGCTGCCCGTGCGCGGCCTGCGGGTCACCGCCGCCAACATCTTCTGCACCGAGCGGTACCTGAAG GTAAGCGTCCCTCCCTTTTTATTTGAGGCTGTTTTATATGCTCCGATTGATGAGACAAATAGCACAGCAAAGATCGGCAATGGAATCGTCTTCTTCACTTTGTATAAAAAAGAAGCGTCCATGTGGGAGTCCCTGACTGTAGCAGATG ttAACAAGGAGGAACTGCAACACCTGAGAGAGAATGCTGTTCTAAGAGcacaagaaaaggcaaaagaggagacagaagcaaaaaaagttacaaaacagGAACATAAGAAGTATGCTTTGGAGGCTACAATGAAG ctagaagaagcagaaagaaaaagaattgaagGTCTGAAAGAAGAGGAGAGACAGAAAGTCACTAAGGAGTTGGAGCTATGGAGAAGTCAACAAAAAGATGATGATAAACAAAAGAGGGTACAAAATGAAGGGGAACTGCATGAAGAAGTAGAGCAactaaaggagaagaaaagggaaaaaataaacaaaactggaaTTTCGAATGAAGGAATTTCTAAGACCAAACTCAAAGATACAAGAG GTCATGGTTCCCATAGTATCTTTTCagagaatttaaaagaagagcAGTTACCAGCTCCTCGATCTGCTGGTACAATTAAAATCAACTTTACACCACGAGTTTTTCCTACAGCTCTACGAGAGTCTCGTGtagcagaagaggaagag TGGCTACAAAAACAGGCAGAAGCTCGAAGGACAATAAGTGCTGATTTGTCTGAGCTGGAAGATTtaaaagaagaggagaagaatcCAGACTGGTTAAAGGACAAGGGAAA CAAAATGTTTGCAGCAGGAGACTATCTTGCAGCGGTAAATGCATATAACCTTGCAGTCCGGCTAAACAATAAGCTTCCACAGCTGTACTTGAATCGTGCTGCTTGCCATCTGAAGCTGAGAAATTTACACAAAGCCATTGAAGATTCCTCTAAG GCCCTAGAATTGCTAACACCACCTGTTCCTGATAATGAGAATGCTCGAGTAAAAGCATATGTGAGACGTGGCACAGCCTTTTGTCAGCTGGAGCTGTATGCTGAAG GTCTCCAGGATTATGAAGCAGCTCTCAAGATTGATCCTAAAAATAAAGCTATagaaaaagatgcagagaagaTTCGACACACAATTCAAGGAACAGTGCaaaattcttga
- the LOC107318723 gene encoding dynein assembly factor 4, axonemal isoform X9, with the protein MWESLTVADVNKEELQHLRENAVLRAQEKAKEETEAKKVTKQEHKKYALEATMKLEEAERKRIEGLKEEERQKVTKELELWRSQQKDDDKQKRVQNEGELHEEVEQLKEKKREKINKTGISNEGISKTKLKDTRGHGSHSIFSENLKEEQLPAPRSAGTIKINFTPRVFPTALRESRVAEEEEWLQKQAEARRTISADLSELEDLKEEEKNPDWLKDKGNKMFAAGDYLAAVNAYNLAVRLNNKLPQLYLNRAACHLKLRNLHKAIEDSSKALELLTPPVPDNENARVKAYVRRGTAFCQLELYAEGKPNEDYFLFSYLQAILFTARLQDYEAALKIDPKNKAIEKDAEKIRHTIQGTVQNS; encoded by the exons ATGTGGGAGTCCCTGACTGTAGCAGATG ttAACAAGGAGGAACTGCAACACCTGAGAGAGAATGCTGTTCTAAGAGcacaagaaaaggcaaaagaggagacagaagcaaaaaaagttacaaaacagGAACATAAGAAGTATGCTTTGGAGGCTACAATGAAG ctagaagaagcagaaagaaaaagaattgaagGTCTGAAAGAAGAGGAGAGACAGAAAGTCACTAAGGAGTTGGAGCTATGGAGAAGTCAACAAAAAGATGATGATAAACAAAAGAGGGTACAAAATGAAGGGGAACTGCATGAAGAAGTAGAGCAactaaaggagaagaaaagggaaaaaataaacaaaactggaaTTTCGAATGAAGGAATTTCTAAGACCAAACTCAAAGATACAAGAG GTCATGGTTCCCATAGTATCTTTTCagagaatttaaaagaagagcAGTTACCAGCTCCTCGATCTGCTGGTACAATTAAAATCAACTTTACACCACGAGTTTTTCCTACAGCTCTACGAGAGTCTCGTGtagcagaagaggaagag TGGCTACAAAAACAGGCAGAAGCTCGAAGGACAATAAGTGCTGATTTGTCTGAGCTGGAAGATTtaaaagaagaggagaagaatcCAGACTGGTTAAAGGACAAGGGAAA CAAAATGTTTGCAGCAGGAGACTATCTTGCAGCGGTAAATGCATATAACCTTGCAGTCCGGCTAAACAATAAGCTTCCACAGCTGTACTTGAATCGTGCTGCTTGCCATCTGAAGCTGAGAAATTTACACAAAGCCATTGAAGATTCCTCTAAG GCCCTAGAATTGCTAACACCACCTGTTCCTGATAATGAGAATGCTCGAGTAAAAGCATATGTGAGACGTGGCACAGCCTTTTGTCAGCTGGAGCTGTATGCTGAAG GAAAACCTAATGAGGACTACTTCCTTTTCTCATATCTTCAAGCTATCTTATTCACAGCAC GTCTCCAGGATTATGAAGCAGCTCTCAAGATTGATCCTAAAAATAAAGCTATagaaaaagatgcagagaagaTTCGACACACAATTCAAGGAACAGTGCaaaattcttga